Proteins encoded within one genomic window of Gallus gallus isolate bGalGal1 chromosome 1, bGalGal1.mat.broiler.GRCg7b, whole genome shotgun sequence:
- the CTC1 gene encoding CST complex subunit CTC1 isoform X1, whose protein sequence is MAEPSAAEQRWLQAARDFAVRALPACPGPGGTELPPLDAVLRCVRSAGGGNLPLGYSFISISDLKHQQRTPCCSHLTWNTNRFKEWARQGRGALPYHSSLPRAYLILVGYLTDGRQEDKDGCLYVKDNTGVIPCELLHFELEWLESLFLFPSWAYIPQTDHSTAGYIEILVDPVPVNHLPKEASETIPVIYPALAEPLLVSRIPFKNRSKLSVAGELSRLSPLLCIQQKTFFFLFLKCFTSVVWVPVLVKKPNQLAWHHTLQLGHRYTITGLSISSLKKSGQRMFVTSVSSCLLPYCAEKVKEQALDSSWQGESSLSASLETTEHFTDSSELSVEEWPGSIKESKIISYVGTVTKILNAQAGLYELDSKVCLCLAYQQFLNSARGIRPGACVELIDVHLLQKPLASSPFIVLGACLKSTVLLRSFSRLSTPYHPPVASRNLYLQLLFRYNLGMPPYLWLVSLLETFKERFSCFFGHQRLLLSSIHRNPGPAEKFLVPILQAVVPDRREARDIYHEILAKIHHCPLQKYLTLDPPYQVPSLSVLGRVAEQKGWEGFCPSQLLSPLDAQHMGTQELNRRLAWSYCTLSAGSFQPRLILLGVLRISSRRSSLQLQDSSGTLPCVISHRDGSPFANTALIGSLLQVENYQLVVERFIQSDFPSWEQLENSEHVREKKTSIYVQFYFEDVQVLHSVEGQIQKDPWSKNNTSSRKKNDGSSTSDLETPEAKVLKLEDPKPDPGGDEGCQRGQSSTGRTSCVSHLFLVTQKEGLMLRNYQLLREGGGEEQEPQCSFQATVLWLGRPQLCSHPRETESLPELEEASHGGGEGVTRQEALLLFMGKSLQWFPFLHQDGLYRFIVPHCSDLEVFDKLSFPPVPAEFQGRPSCPLCLPVQDNWHLQHVTWLPFPAEHQLAARAVLTGMDQRISSIPEILSNSFRGSLVSFSGEIVERTLCASPKNEKPSATLCLRKQKGSLLASDHSVKLSIAAAAGSPIALDIYIAATYLQHLRGLLPGAKILFQNLERKISRFHNVYCAYVASSCVTILSLPASHQLFTSSCAGRASSPSLVFISNLQHQLQALPQARILCHVSCVLTLSLQWVCSLCSSIFKEGRCTRHSPPCPSHSGVRQASARVLVEDGTGEALVLCRNQHVAAMLGLSLLEWEAVQSCVQSRGSLFIQYGEATGTGCVEELEDPIACYLRNLCRSSLICRPILLDFSLDRKPSKVLQPAPVQVRNFRCGEVEFVSQVRPRQSLLCLNVEEVGQKALCCLNRERIERISGHCQVGTTT, encoded by the exons ATGGCGGAGCCCAGTGCGGCG GAGCAGCGGTGGCTGCAGGCGGCTCGGGATTTTGCCGTTCGAGCGCTCCCAGCCTGCCCGGGGCCTGGCGGGACGGAGCTGCCGCCACTGGACGCGGTGCTGAGGTGCGTGAGGAGCGCGGGCGGCGGGAACCTGCCGCTGGGCTACAG tttcaTCTCCATCTCTGACCTAAAGCATCAACAGCGTACTCCGTGCTGCAGCCACCTGACCTGGAACACTAACAGATTTAAAGAATGGGCTCGCCAAGGGCGAGGTGCTTTACCTTACCACAGCTCTTTGCCAAGGGCTTACCTGATCTTGGTTGGCTATTTAACCGATGGAAGGCAAGAAGACAAAGATGGCTGTCTCTACGTGAAAGATAATACTGGAGTAATTCCGTGTGAG CTGCTGCATTTTGAACTGGAGTGgctggagtcactgttcctttTCCCGAGCTGGGCATATATACCACAGACTGACCACAGTACAGCAGGATACATAGAAATCCTGGTGGATCCAGTGCCAGTAAATCACCTCCCAAAGGAAGCGTCTGAGACCATTCCAGTCATCTACCCAGCATTGGCTGAGCCACTCCTTGTCTCCAG GATTCCTTTTAAGAACAGATCAAAGCTCAGTGTGGCAGGTGAATTGTCCAGACTCAGCCCTCTCCTTTGTATTCAACAGAAGACGttcttctttctatttctgaagTGCTTCACTTCAGTTGTTTGGGTCCCTGTCCTGGTAAAG aagcCCAACCAGCTGGCGTGGCACCATACCCTCCAGTTGGGCCACAGGTACACAATAACAGGCCTGAGTATATCCAGCCTGAAGAAATCTGGGCAAAGGATGTTTGTCACCAGTGTTTCTTCCTGCCTACTGCCTTACTGTGCAGAGAAGGTAAAGGAGCAGGCACTGGACAGTTCTTGGCAAGGAGAATCCTCTCTGTCAGCTTCGCTTGAGACCACAGAGCATTTCACTGACTCCTCAGAGCTGAGCGTTGAAGAGTGGCCAGGATCAATCAAAGAGTCCAAAATCATCTCATATGTG GGAACTGTCACCAAAATACTCAATGCCCAAGCTGGTCTCTACGAGCTTGATAGCAAAGTCTGCTTGTGCCTTGCTTACCAGCAGTTTTTGAACTCTGCACGTGGAATCCGACCAGGAGCATGTGTGGAG CTCATCGATGTCCACCTCCTACAGAAGCCTCTGGCATCTTCTCCTTTCATTGTACTTGGTGCTTGCTTGAAAAGCACTGTCCTGCTGAGGAGTTTTTCAAGGCTCAGCACTCCTTACCACCCACCAGTCGCTTCAAGAAATCTCtacctgcagctgctcttccGCTATAATCTCGGTATGCCGCCCTACCTCTGGCTGGTGAGCCTTCTGGAGACATTTAAGGAGAG gttttcttgtttctttgggCACCAGCGACTGTTGCTTAGCTCCATACACCGAAACCCTGGACCTGCAGAGAAGTTCCTTGTCCCGATTCTGCAAGCTGTGGTACCAGACAGGAGGGAAGCAAGAGATATTTATCATGAAATTCTAGCAAAAATACACCACTGTCCCCTGCAGAAG TATTTGACCCTGGATCCCCCATACCAGGTCCCATCTCTGTCAGTACTGGGTCGTGTAGCAGAACAGAAGGGCTGGGAAGGCTTCTGTCCATCCCAGCTGCTCTCCCCCTTGGACGCACAACACATGGGCACCCAAGAGCTGAATCGCAGGCTGGCCTGGTCCTACTGCACACTCTCAGCAGGAAGTTTCCAGCCCCGTCTG atCCTACTAGGTGTGCTGCGTATCTCCTCCAGGAGAAGttccctccagctgcaggacagcagcgGCACACTTCCCTGTGTGATTTCCCATAGGGATGGTAGCCCCTTTGCCAATACAGCTCTCATAG GATCGCTCTTGCAGGTGGAGAACTATCAGCTTGTAGTGGAGAGATTCATTCAGAGTGATTTTCCCTCCTGGGAGCAGCTAGAAAATTCAGAGCAtgtgagggagaaaaaaaccaG TATCTATGTGCAGTTCTACTTTGAGGATGTTCAGGTTCTCCATTCTGTGGAAGGACAAATCCAGAAAGATCCTTGGAGTAAAAACAACACCTCTTCGAGGAAAAAAAACGATGGCAGCTCAACATCTGATCTGGAAACCCCGGAGGCAAAAGTGCTGAAATTGGAGGATCCCAAGCCGGATCCCGGTGGAGATGAGGGCTGTCAGAGGGGccagagcagcactggaagAACCAGCTGTGTTTCTCACCTATTCTTGGTTACCCAGAAAGAGGGGCTTATGTTGCGCAACTACCAGCTACTCAGAGAAGGAGGTGGAGAAGAACAAGAGCCACAGTGCAGTTTTCAAGCCACAGTGCTGTGGCTGGGCAGACCTCAGCTGTGTAGCCACCCCAGGGAGACCGAGAGTCTGCCTGAGCTAGAGGAGGCCAGCCATGGTGGAGGAGAGGGCGTGACACGGCAAGAG GCACTACTGCTTTTTATGGGGAAGTCATTGCAATGGTTTCCATTTCTGCATCAGGATGGGTTGTACCGCTTCATTGTGCCCCACTGCTCG GACTTGGAAGTGTTTGACAAGCTCAGTTTTCCACCTGTGCCAGCAGAGTTCCAAGGCAGGCCATCCTGCCCCTTATGCCTGCCTGTCCAAGATAACTGGCACTTACAGCATGTGACATGGCTCCCCTTCCCAGCTGAGCACCAG CTGGCAGCCAGGGCAGTGCTGACAGGCATGGACCAGAGAATTTCCTCCATTCCAGAAATACTTAGCAACAG TTTCAGAGGTTcccttgtttctttctctggagaGATAGTAGAGAGGACCCTGTGTGCTTCTCCTAAGAATGAGAAGCCATCTGCGACTCTCTGCcttagaaagcagaaag GGAGTCTGCTGGCCAGTGATCACAGCGTGAAGCTCAGcattgcagctgctgcaggctccCCCATTGCGCTGGACATCTACATTGCTGCAACCTACCTGCAGCATCTCAGGGGTTTGCTACCTGGAGCCAAGATCCTCTTTCAGAACTTGGAACGCAAAATCTCAAG ATTCCATAACGTTTACTGCGCATACGTTGCTTCCAGCTGTGTGACCATCCTGTCTCTCCCAGCTTCTCACCAACTTTTTACTTCCAG TTGTGCAGGAAGAGCCTCATCCCCTTCTCTGGTGTTTATATCCAACTTGCAACATCAGCTACAAGCCCTGCCCCAGGCACGGATTTTATGCCACGTGTCCTGTGTGTTGACCCTCTCCCTGCAGTGGGTTTgctctctctgcagcagcatcttCAAAGAG GGGAGGTGCACCCGACACAGTCCACCATGTCCATCACACAGTGGAGTGAGACAAGCCAGTGCACG GGTGCTGGTGGAGGATGGAACAGGTGAAGCTTTGGTGCTGTGCAGGAACCAGCACGTGGCAGCAATGCTGGGCCTGAGCCTTCTCGAATGGGAAGCTGTGCAaagctgtgtgcagagcagaggcagcctgTTCATTCAGTATGGGGAAGCTACTGGGACCGGG TGTGTGGAGGAACTTGAGGATCCCATTGCTTGCTATCTAAGGAACCTCTGCAGGAGTTCTCTCATCTGTCGCCCAATTCTGCTGGATTTCAGCCTAGACAGGAAGCCCTCCAAAGTCCTGCAGCCTG CTCCAGTGCAAGTGAGAAATTTTCGGTGTGGTGAAGTGGAGTTTGTGTCACAAGTGAGACCTCGACAGAGCCTGTTGTGCCTGAACGTGGAAGAAGTGGGACAAAAAGCCTTATGCTGTCTGAACAGAGAGAGGATTGAGAGGATATCTGGTCACTGCCAAGTGGGAACCACTACTTAA
- the CTC1 gene encoding CST complex subunit CTC1 isoform X4: MHKYLHLFLSSDFFFTFISISDLKHQQRTPCCSHLTWNTNRFKEWARQGRGALPYHSSLPRAYLILVGYLTDGRQEDKDGCLYVKDNTGVIPCELLHFELEWLESLFLFPSWAYIPQTDHSTAGYIEILVDPVPVNHLPKEASETIPVIYPALAEPLLVSRIPFKNRSKLSVAGELSRLSPLLCIQQKTFFFLFLKCFTSVVWVPVLVKKPNQLAWHHTLQLGHRYTITGLSISSLKKSGQRMFVTSVSSCLLPYCAEKVKEQALDSSWQGESSLSASLETTEHFTDSSELSVEEWPGSIKESKIISYVGTVTKILNAQAGLYELDSKVCLCLAYQQFLNSARGIRPGACVELIDVHLLQKPLASSPFIVLGACLKSTVLLRSFSRLSTPYHPPVASRNLYLQLLFRYNLGMPPYLWLVSLLETFKERFSCFFGHQRLLLSSIHRNPGPAEKFLVPILQAVVPDRREARDIYHEILAKIHHCPLQKYLTLDPPYQVPSLSVLGRVAEQKGWEGFCPSQLLSPLDAQHMGTQELNRRLAWSYCTLSAGSFQPRLILLGVLRISSRRSSLQLQDSSGTLPCVISHRDGSPFANTALIGSLLQVENYQLVVERFIQSDFPSWEQLENSEHVREKKTSIYVQFYFEDVQVLHSVEGQIQKDPWSKNNTSSRKKNDGSSTSDLETPEAKVLKLEDPKPDPGGDEGCQRGQSSTGRTSCVSHLFLVTQKEGLMLRNYQLLREGGGEEQEPQCSFQATVLWLGRPQLCSHPRETESLPELEEASHGGGEGVTRQEALLLFMGKSLQWFPFLHQDGLYRFIVPHCSDLEVFDKLSFPPVPAEFQGRPSCPLCLPVQDNWHLQHVTWLPFPAEHQLAARAVLTGMDQRISSIPEILSNSFRGSLVSFSGEIVERTLCASPKNEKPSATLCLRKQKGSLLASDHSVKLSIAAAAGSPIALDIYIAATYLQHLRGLLPGAKILFQNLERKISRFHNVYCAYVASSCVTILSLPASHQLFTSSCAGRASSPSLVFISNLQHQLQALPQARILCHVSCVLTLSLQWVCSLCSSIFKEGRCTRHSPPCPSHSGVRQASARVLVEDGTGEALVLCRNQHVAAMLGLSLLEWEAVQSCVQSRGSLFIQYGEATGTGCVEELEDPIACYLRNLCRSSLICRPILLDFSLDRKPSKVLQPAPVQVRNFRCGEVEFVSQVRPRQSLLCLNVEEVGQKALCCLNRERIERISGHCQVGTTT; this comes from the exons ATGCACAAGTACctacatttatttctctcttctgattttttttttac tttcaTCTCCATCTCTGACCTAAAGCATCAACAGCGTACTCCGTGCTGCAGCCACCTGACCTGGAACACTAACAGATTTAAAGAATGGGCTCGCCAAGGGCGAGGTGCTTTACCTTACCACAGCTCTTTGCCAAGGGCTTACCTGATCTTGGTTGGCTATTTAACCGATGGAAGGCAAGAAGACAAAGATGGCTGTCTCTACGTGAAAGATAATACTGGAGTAATTCCGTGTGAG CTGCTGCATTTTGAACTGGAGTGgctggagtcactgttcctttTCCCGAGCTGGGCATATATACCACAGACTGACCACAGTACAGCAGGATACATAGAAATCCTGGTGGATCCAGTGCCAGTAAATCACCTCCCAAAGGAAGCGTCTGAGACCATTCCAGTCATCTACCCAGCATTGGCTGAGCCACTCCTTGTCTCCAG GATTCCTTTTAAGAACAGATCAAAGCTCAGTGTGGCAGGTGAATTGTCCAGACTCAGCCCTCTCCTTTGTATTCAACAGAAGACGttcttctttctatttctgaagTGCTTCACTTCAGTTGTTTGGGTCCCTGTCCTGGTAAAG aagcCCAACCAGCTGGCGTGGCACCATACCCTCCAGTTGGGCCACAGGTACACAATAACAGGCCTGAGTATATCCAGCCTGAAGAAATCTGGGCAAAGGATGTTTGTCACCAGTGTTTCTTCCTGCCTACTGCCTTACTGTGCAGAGAAGGTAAAGGAGCAGGCACTGGACAGTTCTTGGCAAGGAGAATCCTCTCTGTCAGCTTCGCTTGAGACCACAGAGCATTTCACTGACTCCTCAGAGCTGAGCGTTGAAGAGTGGCCAGGATCAATCAAAGAGTCCAAAATCATCTCATATGTG GGAACTGTCACCAAAATACTCAATGCCCAAGCTGGTCTCTACGAGCTTGATAGCAAAGTCTGCTTGTGCCTTGCTTACCAGCAGTTTTTGAACTCTGCACGTGGAATCCGACCAGGAGCATGTGTGGAG CTCATCGATGTCCACCTCCTACAGAAGCCTCTGGCATCTTCTCCTTTCATTGTACTTGGTGCTTGCTTGAAAAGCACTGTCCTGCTGAGGAGTTTTTCAAGGCTCAGCACTCCTTACCACCCACCAGTCGCTTCAAGAAATCTCtacctgcagctgctcttccGCTATAATCTCGGTATGCCGCCCTACCTCTGGCTGGTGAGCCTTCTGGAGACATTTAAGGAGAG gttttcttgtttctttgggCACCAGCGACTGTTGCTTAGCTCCATACACCGAAACCCTGGACCTGCAGAGAAGTTCCTTGTCCCGATTCTGCAAGCTGTGGTACCAGACAGGAGGGAAGCAAGAGATATTTATCATGAAATTCTAGCAAAAATACACCACTGTCCCCTGCAGAAG TATTTGACCCTGGATCCCCCATACCAGGTCCCATCTCTGTCAGTACTGGGTCGTGTAGCAGAACAGAAGGGCTGGGAAGGCTTCTGTCCATCCCAGCTGCTCTCCCCCTTGGACGCACAACACATGGGCACCCAAGAGCTGAATCGCAGGCTGGCCTGGTCCTACTGCACACTCTCAGCAGGAAGTTTCCAGCCCCGTCTG atCCTACTAGGTGTGCTGCGTATCTCCTCCAGGAGAAGttccctccagctgcaggacagcagcgGCACACTTCCCTGTGTGATTTCCCATAGGGATGGTAGCCCCTTTGCCAATACAGCTCTCATAG GATCGCTCTTGCAGGTGGAGAACTATCAGCTTGTAGTGGAGAGATTCATTCAGAGTGATTTTCCCTCCTGGGAGCAGCTAGAAAATTCAGAGCAtgtgagggagaaaaaaaccaG TATCTATGTGCAGTTCTACTTTGAGGATGTTCAGGTTCTCCATTCTGTGGAAGGACAAATCCAGAAAGATCCTTGGAGTAAAAACAACACCTCTTCGAGGAAAAAAAACGATGGCAGCTCAACATCTGATCTGGAAACCCCGGAGGCAAAAGTGCTGAAATTGGAGGATCCCAAGCCGGATCCCGGTGGAGATGAGGGCTGTCAGAGGGGccagagcagcactggaagAACCAGCTGTGTTTCTCACCTATTCTTGGTTACCCAGAAAGAGGGGCTTATGTTGCGCAACTACCAGCTACTCAGAGAAGGAGGTGGAGAAGAACAAGAGCCACAGTGCAGTTTTCAAGCCACAGTGCTGTGGCTGGGCAGACCTCAGCTGTGTAGCCACCCCAGGGAGACCGAGAGTCTGCCTGAGCTAGAGGAGGCCAGCCATGGTGGAGGAGAGGGCGTGACACGGCAAGAG GCACTACTGCTTTTTATGGGGAAGTCATTGCAATGGTTTCCATTTCTGCATCAGGATGGGTTGTACCGCTTCATTGTGCCCCACTGCTCG GACTTGGAAGTGTTTGACAAGCTCAGTTTTCCACCTGTGCCAGCAGAGTTCCAAGGCAGGCCATCCTGCCCCTTATGCCTGCCTGTCCAAGATAACTGGCACTTACAGCATGTGACATGGCTCCCCTTCCCAGCTGAGCACCAG CTGGCAGCCAGGGCAGTGCTGACAGGCATGGACCAGAGAATTTCCTCCATTCCAGAAATACTTAGCAACAG TTTCAGAGGTTcccttgtttctttctctggagaGATAGTAGAGAGGACCCTGTGTGCTTCTCCTAAGAATGAGAAGCCATCTGCGACTCTCTGCcttagaaagcagaaag GGAGTCTGCTGGCCAGTGATCACAGCGTGAAGCTCAGcattgcagctgctgcaggctccCCCATTGCGCTGGACATCTACATTGCTGCAACCTACCTGCAGCATCTCAGGGGTTTGCTACCTGGAGCCAAGATCCTCTTTCAGAACTTGGAACGCAAAATCTCAAG ATTCCATAACGTTTACTGCGCATACGTTGCTTCCAGCTGTGTGACCATCCTGTCTCTCCCAGCTTCTCACCAACTTTTTACTTCCAG TTGTGCAGGAAGAGCCTCATCCCCTTCTCTGGTGTTTATATCCAACTTGCAACATCAGCTACAAGCCCTGCCCCAGGCACGGATTTTATGCCACGTGTCCTGTGTGTTGACCCTCTCCCTGCAGTGGGTTTgctctctctgcagcagcatcttCAAAGAG GGGAGGTGCACCCGACACAGTCCACCATGTCCATCACACAGTGGAGTGAGACAAGCCAGTGCACG GGTGCTGGTGGAGGATGGAACAGGTGAAGCTTTGGTGCTGTGCAGGAACCAGCACGTGGCAGCAATGCTGGGCCTGAGCCTTCTCGAATGGGAAGCTGTGCAaagctgtgtgcagagcagaggcagcctgTTCATTCAGTATGGGGAAGCTACTGGGACCGGG TGTGTGGAGGAACTTGAGGATCCCATTGCTTGCTATCTAAGGAACCTCTGCAGGAGTTCTCTCATCTGTCGCCCAATTCTGCTGGATTTCAGCCTAGACAGGAAGCCCTCCAAAGTCCTGCAGCCTG CTCCAGTGCAAGTGAGAAATTTTCGGTGTGGTGAAGTGGAGTTTGTGTCACAAGTGAGACCTCGACAGAGCCTGTTGTGCCTGAACGTGGAAGAAGTGGGACAAAAAGCCTTATGCTGTCTGAACAGAGAGAGGATTGAGAGGATATCTGGTCACTGCCAAGTGGGAACCACTACTTAA
- the CTC1 gene encoding CST complex subunit CTC1 isoform X5, whose protein sequence is MAEPSAAEQRWLQAARDFAVRALPACPGPGGTELPPLDAVLRCVRSAGGGNLPLGYSFISISDLKHQQRTPCCSHLTWNTNRFKEWARQGRGALPYHSSLPRAYLILVGYLTDGRQEDKDGCLYVKDNTGVIPCELLHFELEWLESLFLFPSWAYIPQTDHSTAGYIEILVDPVPVNHLPKEASETIPVIYPALAEPLLVSRIPFKNRSKLSVAGELSRLSPLLCIQQKTFFFLFLKCFTSVVWVPVLVKKPNQLAWHHTLQLGHRYTITGLSISSLKKSGQRMFVTSVSSCLLPYCAEKVKEQALDSSWQGESSLSASLETTEHFTDSSELSVEEWPGSIKESKIISYVGTVTKILNAQAGLYELDSKVCLCLAYQQFLNSARGIRPGACVELIDVHLLQKPLASSPFIVLGACLKSTVLLRSFSRLSTPYHPPVASRNLYLQLLFRYNLGMPPYLWLVSLLETFKERFSCFFGHQRLLLSSIHRNPGPAEKFLVPILQAVVPDRREARDIYHEILAKIHHCPLQKYLTLDPPYQVPSLSVLGRVAEQKGWEGFCPSQLLSPLDAQHMGTQELNRRLAWSYCTLSAGSFQPRLILLGVLRISSRRSSLQLQDSSGTLPCVISHRDGSPFANTALIGSLLQVENYQLVVERFIQSDFPSWEQLENSEHVREKKTSIYVQFYFEDVQVLHSVEGQIQKDPWSKNNTSSRKKNDGSSTSDLETPEAKVLKLEDPKPDPGGDEGCQRGQSSTGRTSCVSHLFLVTQKEGLMLRNYQLLREGGGEEQEPQCSFQATVLWLGRPQLCSHPRETESLPELEEASHGGGEGVTRQEALLLFMGKSLQWFPFLHQDGLYRFIVPHCSDLEVFDKLSFPPVPAEFQGRPSCPLCLPVQDNWHLQHVTWLPFPAEHQLAARAVLTGMDQRISSIPEILSNSFRGSLVSFSGEIVERTLCASPKNEKPSATLCLRKQKGSLLASDHSVKLSIAAAAGSPIALDIYIAATYLQHLRGLLPGAKILFQNLERKISRFHNVYCAYVASSCVTILSLPASHQLFTSSCAGRASSPSLVFISNLQHQLQALPQARILCHVSCVLTLSLQWVCSLCSSIFKEGAGGGWNR, encoded by the exons ATGGCGGAGCCCAGTGCGGCG GAGCAGCGGTGGCTGCAGGCGGCTCGGGATTTTGCCGTTCGAGCGCTCCCAGCCTGCCCGGGGCCTGGCGGGACGGAGCTGCCGCCACTGGACGCGGTGCTGAGGTGCGTGAGGAGCGCGGGCGGCGGGAACCTGCCGCTGGGCTACAG tttcaTCTCCATCTCTGACCTAAAGCATCAACAGCGTACTCCGTGCTGCAGCCACCTGACCTGGAACACTAACAGATTTAAAGAATGGGCTCGCCAAGGGCGAGGTGCTTTACCTTACCACAGCTCTTTGCCAAGGGCTTACCTGATCTTGGTTGGCTATTTAACCGATGGAAGGCAAGAAGACAAAGATGGCTGTCTCTACGTGAAAGATAATACTGGAGTAATTCCGTGTGAG CTGCTGCATTTTGAACTGGAGTGgctggagtcactgttcctttTCCCGAGCTGGGCATATATACCACAGACTGACCACAGTACAGCAGGATACATAGAAATCCTGGTGGATCCAGTGCCAGTAAATCACCTCCCAAAGGAAGCGTCTGAGACCATTCCAGTCATCTACCCAGCATTGGCTGAGCCACTCCTTGTCTCCAG GATTCCTTTTAAGAACAGATCAAAGCTCAGTGTGGCAGGTGAATTGTCCAGACTCAGCCCTCTCCTTTGTATTCAACAGAAGACGttcttctttctatttctgaagTGCTTCACTTCAGTTGTTTGGGTCCCTGTCCTGGTAAAG aagcCCAACCAGCTGGCGTGGCACCATACCCTCCAGTTGGGCCACAGGTACACAATAACAGGCCTGAGTATATCCAGCCTGAAGAAATCTGGGCAAAGGATGTTTGTCACCAGTGTTTCTTCCTGCCTACTGCCTTACTGTGCAGAGAAGGTAAAGGAGCAGGCACTGGACAGTTCTTGGCAAGGAGAATCCTCTCTGTCAGCTTCGCTTGAGACCACAGAGCATTTCACTGACTCCTCAGAGCTGAGCGTTGAAGAGTGGCCAGGATCAATCAAAGAGTCCAAAATCATCTCATATGTG GGAACTGTCACCAAAATACTCAATGCCCAAGCTGGTCTCTACGAGCTTGATAGCAAAGTCTGCTTGTGCCTTGCTTACCAGCAGTTTTTGAACTCTGCACGTGGAATCCGACCAGGAGCATGTGTGGAG CTCATCGATGTCCACCTCCTACAGAAGCCTCTGGCATCTTCTCCTTTCATTGTACTTGGTGCTTGCTTGAAAAGCACTGTCCTGCTGAGGAGTTTTTCAAGGCTCAGCACTCCTTACCACCCACCAGTCGCTTCAAGAAATCTCtacctgcagctgctcttccGCTATAATCTCGGTATGCCGCCCTACCTCTGGCTGGTGAGCCTTCTGGAGACATTTAAGGAGAG gttttcttgtttctttgggCACCAGCGACTGTTGCTTAGCTCCATACACCGAAACCCTGGACCTGCAGAGAAGTTCCTTGTCCCGATTCTGCAAGCTGTGGTACCAGACAGGAGGGAAGCAAGAGATATTTATCATGAAATTCTAGCAAAAATACACCACTGTCCCCTGCAGAAG TATTTGACCCTGGATCCCCCATACCAGGTCCCATCTCTGTCAGTACTGGGTCGTGTAGCAGAACAGAAGGGCTGGGAAGGCTTCTGTCCATCCCAGCTGCTCTCCCCCTTGGACGCACAACACATGGGCACCCAAGAGCTGAATCGCAGGCTGGCCTGGTCCTACTGCACACTCTCAGCAGGAAGTTTCCAGCCCCGTCTG atCCTACTAGGTGTGCTGCGTATCTCCTCCAGGAGAAGttccctccagctgcaggacagcagcgGCACACTTCCCTGTGTGATTTCCCATAGGGATGGTAGCCCCTTTGCCAATACAGCTCTCATAG GATCGCTCTTGCAGGTGGAGAACTATCAGCTTGTAGTGGAGAGATTCATTCAGAGTGATTTTCCCTCCTGGGAGCAGCTAGAAAATTCAGAGCAtgtgagggagaaaaaaaccaG TATCTATGTGCAGTTCTACTTTGAGGATGTTCAGGTTCTCCATTCTGTGGAAGGACAAATCCAGAAAGATCCTTGGAGTAAAAACAACACCTCTTCGAGGAAAAAAAACGATGGCAGCTCAACATCTGATCTGGAAACCCCGGAGGCAAAAGTGCTGAAATTGGAGGATCCCAAGCCGGATCCCGGTGGAGATGAGGGCTGTCAGAGGGGccagagcagcactggaagAACCAGCTGTGTTTCTCACCTATTCTTGGTTACCCAGAAAGAGGGGCTTATGTTGCGCAACTACCAGCTACTCAGAGAAGGAGGTGGAGAAGAACAAGAGCCACAGTGCAGTTTTCAAGCCACAGTGCTGTGGCTGGGCAGACCTCAGCTGTGTAGCCACCCCAGGGAGACCGAGAGTCTGCCTGAGCTAGAGGAGGCCAGCCATGGTGGAGGAGAGGGCGTGACACGGCAAGAG GCACTACTGCTTTTTATGGGGAAGTCATTGCAATGGTTTCCATTTCTGCATCAGGATGGGTTGTACCGCTTCATTGTGCCCCACTGCTCG GACTTGGAAGTGTTTGACAAGCTCAGTTTTCCACCTGTGCCAGCAGAGTTCCAAGGCAGGCCATCCTGCCCCTTATGCCTGCCTGTCCAAGATAACTGGCACTTACAGCATGTGACATGGCTCCCCTTCCCAGCTGAGCACCAG CTGGCAGCCAGGGCAGTGCTGACAGGCATGGACCAGAGAATTTCCTCCATTCCAGAAATACTTAGCAACAG TTTCAGAGGTTcccttgtttctttctctggagaGATAGTAGAGAGGACCCTGTGTGCTTCTCCTAAGAATGAGAAGCCATCTGCGACTCTCTGCcttagaaagcagaaag GGAGTCTGCTGGCCAGTGATCACAGCGTGAAGCTCAGcattgcagctgctgcaggctccCCCATTGCGCTGGACATCTACATTGCTGCAACCTACCTGCAGCATCTCAGGGGTTTGCTACCTGGAGCCAAGATCCTCTTTCAGAACTTGGAACGCAAAATCTCAAG ATTCCATAACGTTTACTGCGCATACGTTGCTTCCAGCTGTGTGACCATCCTGTCTCTCCCAGCTTCTCACCAACTTTTTACTTCCAG TTGTGCAGGAAGAGCCTCATCCCCTTCTCTGGTGTTTATATCCAACTTGCAACATCAGCTACAAGCCCTGCCCCAGGCACGGATTTTATGCCACGTGTCCTGTGTGTTGACCCTCTCCCTGCAGTGGGTTTgctctctctgcagcagcatcttCAAAGAG GGTGCTGGTGGAGGATGGAACAGGTGA